One segment of Streptosporangium brasiliense DNA contains the following:
- a CDS encoding YbaK/EbsC family protein — MAIGTLDWVGAAARPDLLAEPVARAVAGLDGVEVAEIDPALADTAAFCERYGVGLEESANCVIVAAKRAGEVRYAACLVLATMRADVNGVVRRHLDARKISFAPQDDAVGLTGMEYGGITPLGLPEEWPVLVDEAVAAHPGVVIGSGVRHSKLALPGAVLAGLKTAEVLRLAN, encoded by the coding sequence ATGGCGATCGGGACACTTGACTGGGTGGGGGCCGCCGCGCGGCCGGACCTGCTGGCGGAGCCGGTGGCGCGGGCGGTGGCGGGGCTCGACGGGGTCGAGGTGGCGGAGATCGATCCGGCGCTGGCGGACACGGCGGCCTTCTGCGAGCGCTACGGCGTGGGGCTCGAGGAGTCGGCCAACTGCGTCATCGTGGCGGCCAAGCGGGCCGGGGAGGTCCGCTACGCCGCCTGCCTGGTGCTCGCCACGATGAGGGCGGACGTCAACGGGGTGGTCCGGCGTCATCTGGACGCGCGGAAGATCTCGTTCGCGCCGCAGGACGACGCGGTCGGCCTGACCGGGATGGAGTACGGCGGGATCACCCCGCTGGGGCTGCCCGAGGAGTGGCCGGTGCTCGTGGACGAGGCCGTGGCGGCCCACCCGGGAGTCGTGATCGGCAGTGGCGTCCGCCACTCGAAGCTGGCGCTCCCGGGCGCCGTGCTGGCCGGTCTGAAAACGGCCGAGGTGCTCCGGCTGGCGAACTGA
- a CDS encoding serine/threonine-protein kinase, which produces MNQDDRLGPYRLLRRLGEGGMGVVHLAVDPQGRQVAVKVLRAEVAGDDVARRRLSREVETMRRVRTEHIAEVLDADVTGHRPYIVTRYVPGQPLDEQVKQDGPMELPALLKVAHGVASALAAVHSVGVIHRDLKPGNVLILDGQPVLIDFGIAQAVDATRLTQTGMFIGTPGYLAPEIIEGHEAGPEVDVHAWAGTLVFAATGQPPFGKGTLEMIFYNITAGKANVDAVPQPLQPVLRAALQRDPARRPSAAELAAQVERLLPRAGRPRVPDEITTLQHLDDSGRPAGQGTGGQSLLAGPGVPGQGPVTGPGVPGRVGDPGDVPTPAASRPAGPPQSTPWPPQPQPQSREYVSLLGEQPYDPASTRKVTAEELRQAAAQQASHDLPTGLLSPEDIPTRGRFDGGRPGADPASPLEATAPVPDGEIPTQRVRPQDLAEYVRGYTSQPGHLQQSGPAPQPGYPPQPGPAPQPYPPQQAAFEQTPHVRQPAPPAYPYPQPSQPQPPHLGQRPGHTLQRSKAYGVASAMMLILMVIAAVLAPVIVAAVAIPVAILLRAADIAQPALNARRPVGAAAADVFRVLSQPAALLKSAGITAALVPYALILGLPVTLLLTVLAVRMPPANALSWGTAVALWTVCAGPGVEGPGRQMRRTLASLLPSRSAAMIVASVLGAVAALMILVAIGTVGDRARPARWAPVDVGTVVTELTDLRKAAR; this is translated from the coding sequence ATGAATCAGGACGACCGACTGGGCCCCTACCGACTGCTCCGGCGGCTCGGTGAAGGCGGCATGGGTGTGGTCCATCTCGCGGTCGACCCCCAGGGCCGGCAGGTGGCGGTGAAGGTCCTGCGGGCGGAGGTGGCGGGCGACGACGTCGCGCGCCGCCGGCTCTCGCGCGAGGTGGAGACCATGCGGCGGGTGCGCACCGAGCACATCGCCGAGGTGCTCGACGCCGACGTGACCGGCCACCGCCCCTACATCGTGACCCGATACGTCCCGGGCCAGCCGCTGGACGAGCAGGTCAAGCAGGACGGCCCCATGGAGCTGCCCGCGCTGCTCAAGGTCGCGCACGGGGTGGCGTCGGCGCTGGCCGCCGTGCACTCCGTCGGAGTGATCCACCGTGACCTCAAGCCGGGCAACGTCCTCATCCTGGACGGCCAGCCCGTCCTCATCGACTTCGGCATCGCGCAGGCCGTGGACGCCACCCGGCTCACCCAGACCGGCATGTTCATCGGCACGCCCGGCTACCTCGCCCCGGAGATCATCGAGGGTCACGAGGCGGGTCCCGAGGTGGACGTGCACGCCTGGGCGGGCACGCTGGTCTTCGCGGCCACCGGCCAGCCGCCCTTCGGCAAGGGCACGCTGGAGATGATCTTCTACAACATCACCGCGGGCAAGGCGAACGTGGACGCCGTCCCGCAGCCGCTCCAGCCGGTGCTGCGGGCCGCGCTCCAGCGCGACCCGGCCAGGCGGCCCAGCGCCGCCGAGCTCGCCGCGCAGGTGGAGCGCCTGCTGCCCAGGGCCGGCCGGCCCCGGGTGCCCGACGAGATCACCACACTCCAGCACCTCGACGACTCCGGCCGCCCGGCGGGCCAGGGCACGGGCGGTCAGAGCCTCCTCGCCGGGCCGGGCGTCCCGGGTCAGGGCCCCGTCACCGGGCCCGGTGTGCCGGGCCGCGTGGGCGACCCGGGTGACGTGCCGACCCCGGCGGCCTCCCGCCCGGCGGGTCCGCCGCAGTCCACGCCGTGGCCCCCGCAGCCGCAGCCGCAGTCGCGCGAATACGTCTCGCTGCTCGGGGAGCAGCCCTACGACCCGGCCTCCACCCGCAAGGTGACGGCCGAGGAGCTGCGTCAGGCGGCGGCCCAGCAGGCCTCGCACGACCTGCCGACCGGCCTGCTCAGCCCCGAGGACATCCCCACCCGGGGGCGCTTCGACGGCGGCCGGCCCGGGGCCGACCCGGCGAGCCCGCTGGAGGCCACGGCGCCGGTGCCCGACGGGGAGATCCCGACCCAGCGGGTCCGCCCCCAGGACCTGGCCGAATACGTCCGCGGCTACACCTCGCAGCCCGGCCACCTCCAGCAGTCCGGCCCCGCCCCGCAGCCCGGCTACCCTCCGCAGCCCGGTCCCGCCCCGCAGCCGTATCCGCCGCAGCAGGCGGCCTTCGAGCAGACCCCGCACGTCCGCCAGCCCGCGCCGCCGGCCTACCCCTATCCGCAGCCGTCCCAGCCGCAGCCGCCGCACCTCGGGCAGCGCCCGGGGCACACGCTGCAGCGCTCCAAGGCGTACGGCGTGGCGAGCGCGATGATGCTGATCCTCATGGTGATCGCGGCCGTCCTCGCGCCGGTCATCGTCGCCGCCGTGGCGATCCCGGTGGCGATCCTGCTGCGGGCCGCCGACATCGCCCAGCCCGCACTCAACGCCCGCCGCCCGGTGGGCGCGGCCGCCGCCGACGTGTTCCGGGTGCTGAGCCAGCCGGCCGCGCTGCTGAAGTCGGCGGGCATCACCGCCGCGCTCGTCCCCTACGCGCTGATCCTCGGCCTGCCGGTGACGCTGCTGCTCACCGTGCTCGCCGTGCGGATGCCCCCCGCCAACGCGCTGAGCTGGGGGACGGCGGTCGCGCTCTGGACGGTCTGCGCCGGGCCCGGGGTGGAGGGCCCCGGCCGGCAGATGCGACGTACCCTGGCATCACTGCTGCCTTCGCGCAGCGCGGCCATGATCGTGGCCTCGGTGCTGGGCGCGGTGGCCGCACTCATGATCCTTGTCGCGATCGGCACCGTGGGGGACAGGGCACGACCGGCGCGGTGGGCGCCTGTCGATGTCGGAACGGTGGTGACGGAACTGACGGATCTACGGAAGGCGGCGCGATGA
- a CDS encoding serine/threonine-protein kinase — MTGETQAPERLGPYRLLRKIGEGGMGVVHLGLDEDGREVAVKVLHPHVAADLKARDRLTREVETMRRVRSSQVAEVLDAELTGAQPYIVTRFAPGRTLEETVLADGPLPADEVIKLAQGMCAALVAIHAADVIHRDFKPSNVMIVNGEPLVIDFGIAHLVNATRLTQTGMFVGTPGYLAPEIIRDTEITQAADVHALASTVFFGATGKPPFGTGSFEVVCFNIMEGRANIDLAPVWLRGWLRQALAVDPADRPSAQALHRMARALDPSVTVFQETPPPAPADGGTRVFDAGDGTKVLNTDGTKALGGQGASPSTPPNGTRALPQDGTYADLLTPVEYAKPERRERRPRAEPTRSSEAAPPPYVPATPPPYVPAPPSARQQRPAPPPYADQRVAGYPPPPPTGQAQPYAPPAVQPRPHTPPQERPHTEPQNRPRYRTGHPLAAVLLLTILVALACVRPVMVSAFALVAALCLRVGEYLFGDLAQRRSVRGNSATDPLLLVLGTPWALIKALLATLITAPLAAMFGMCAWGGLVYIGKMETDPAAAYAAGAFVAGLFVLPGGGKPRRAVSRALTGVIRSPGAAMVTTIVLGTLAFFSVMAVLGAAPSFAPWDEPTDVVKQLTREWQAQVENGKMGVLDLIGGLVKDLMTSLGLGFLTFGK, encoded by the coding sequence ATGACGGGGGAGACGCAGGCGCCTGAGCGGTTGGGACCGTACCGCCTGCTCAGAAAGATCGGCGAAGGTGGCATGGGGGTCGTCCACCTGGGGCTCGACGAGGACGGCCGGGAGGTGGCCGTCAAGGTCCTGCACCCGCACGTGGCCGCCGACCTCAAGGCCCGCGACCGGCTCACCCGCGAGGTGGAGACCATGCGGCGGGTGCGCAGCTCGCAGGTCGCGGAGGTTCTCGACGCCGAGCTGACCGGCGCGCAGCCCTACATCGTGACCCGCTTCGCCCCGGGCCGCACGCTGGAGGAGACCGTCCTCGCCGACGGGCCGCTCCCGGCCGACGAGGTGATCAAGCTCGCCCAGGGCATGTGCGCGGCGCTCGTGGCGATCCACGCCGCCGACGTCATCCACCGCGACTTCAAGCCGTCCAACGTGATGATCGTCAACGGTGAGCCGCTGGTCATCGACTTCGGCATCGCGCACCTGGTCAACGCCACCCGGCTGACCCAGACCGGCATGTTCGTCGGCACGCCCGGCTACCTCGCACCGGAGATCATCCGGGATACCGAGATCACCCAGGCGGCCGACGTGCACGCGCTGGCCTCGACGGTCTTCTTCGGGGCGACCGGCAAGCCGCCGTTCGGCACGGGCAGCTTCGAGGTCGTCTGCTTCAACATCATGGAGGGCCGGGCCAACATCGACCTGGCCCCGGTCTGGCTGCGCGGCTGGCTCCGCCAGGCCCTGGCGGTCGACCCCGCCGACCGGCCGAGCGCGCAGGCGCTGCACCGGATGGCACGCGCCCTCGACCCCTCGGTGACGGTCTTCCAGGAGACGCCGCCCCCGGCCCCCGCCGACGGCGGCACCCGGGTGTTCGACGCCGGCGACGGCACGAAGGTGCTCAACACCGACGGCACCAAGGCGCTGGGCGGTCAGGGCGCGTCCCCCTCCACCCCGCCGAACGGCACCCGGGCGCTGCCGCAGGACGGCACCTACGCCGACCTGCTGACGCCGGTGGAGTACGCCAAGCCGGAGCGGCGCGAGCGCAGGCCGCGCGCTGAGCCGACCCGCTCCTCCGAGGCGGCCCCGCCGCCCTACGTCCCGGCCACCCCGCCGCCCTACGTCCCGGCACCGCCCTCGGCGCGGCAGCAGAGGCCCGCCCCACCGCCCTACGCCGACCAGCGGGTCGCCGGCTACCCGCCGCCCCCGCCGACCGGCCAGGCGCAGCCGTACGCGCCGCCGGCCGTCCAGCCCCGGCCGCACACGCCGCCGCAGGAGCGCCCGCACACCGAGCCGCAGAACCGGCCGCGCTACCGCACCGGCCACCCGCTGGCCGCGGTGCTGCTGCTGACGATCCTCGTCGCGCTGGCCTGCGTGCGGCCGGTCATGGTGAGCGCGTTCGCGCTGGTCGCGGCGCTCTGCCTGCGGGTCGGCGAATACCTCTTCGGAGACCTGGCCCAGCGCCGCTCGGTGCGGGGCAACAGCGCCACCGACCCGCTGCTCCTGGTCCTCGGCACGCCATGGGCACTGATCAAGGCGCTGCTCGCGACGCTGATCACGGCCCCGCTGGCCGCGATGTTCGGCATGTGCGCGTGGGGCGGCCTGGTCTACATCGGGAAGATGGAGACCGACCCGGCCGCCGCCTACGCGGCGGGCGCGTTCGTGGCCGGGCTGTTCGTGCTGCCCGGCGGCGGCAAGCCGCGCAGGGCCGTCTCCCGCGCGCTGACCGGTGTGATCCGCAGCCCCGGGGCGGCCATGGTGACCACGATCGTCCTGGGCACGCTGGCGTTCTTCTCGGTGATGGCGGTGCTGGGGGCGGCGCCGTCCTTCGCGCCGTGGGACGAGCCGACCGACGTGGTCAAGCAGCTCACCAGGGAGTGGCAGGCCCAGGTGGAGAACGGCAAGATGGGCGTGCTCGACCTCATCGGCGGTCTGGTCAAGGACCTGATGACGAGCCTCGGTCTCGGGTTCCTCACCTTCGGAAAGTGA
- a CDS encoding serine/threonine-protein kinase, producing the protein MGAPDGERLGPYHLLSTLGAGGFGEVHLALDPEGRTVAVKILHPHVAADATALARLAREVETMRLVQGPHVAEVLDASLEGAHPYLVTRYVQGRPLSAVVAADGPVGGGDLVRLARGLAEALAAVHAAGVVHRDLKPANVILTDGGPVVIDFGIACALDSASVTVSGAVLGTPGYLAPEVLEGTGAGEEADLFSFGATLAYAATGRHPYGMGPPSAVGYRVVHHDPDLEGVPGWLEPLLQECLRRDPPARPSAAELLDRLGAAGPAVHAVIPRSRPPSSAATEVHDAAGARELGTREPGRARESVRAQEAAGTRGATGAQEAARAHRATLAREAADVQDTALHEAVAGGTVQELSTREWRPGRRPAPGRPSAEEARERRRAVLHRRWVIGTGLLVSLAAATAREPLPEVSLLLLTTYGLATLVDGGIALFARRNRSRAVVDLACGAGAVALWAVLGTFFSTLTLALALGTVVFVLVAILMAS; encoded by the coding sequence ATGGGAGCGCCGGACGGTGAGCGTCTAGGCCCGTACCACCTGCTGTCGACGCTCGGGGCGGGGGGCTTCGGCGAGGTCCACCTCGCCCTCGACCCCGAGGGGCGCACGGTGGCCGTCAAGATCCTGCACCCGCACGTCGCGGCCGACGCCACGGCCCTGGCCAGGCTGGCCCGCGAGGTGGAGACCATGCGGCTGGTCCAGGGGCCGCACGTCGCCGAGGTCCTGGACGCCTCGCTGGAGGGCGCCCACCCCTACCTGGTCACCCGCTACGTGCAGGGCCGCCCGCTCAGCGCGGTGGTCGCCGCGGACGGCCCGGTCGGGGGCGGCGACCTCGTACGGCTGGCGCGCGGCCTGGCCGAGGCCCTGGCCGCCGTCCACGCCGCCGGGGTCGTCCACCGCGACCTGAAGCCGGCCAACGTGATCCTGACCGACGGCGGGCCGGTCGTGATCGACTTCGGCATCGCCTGCGCGCTCGACTCGGCCTCGGTCACGGTCTCCGGCGCGGTCCTCGGCACCCCCGGCTACCTGGCGCCGGAGGTGCTGGAGGGCACGGGCGCGGGGGAGGAGGCCGACCTGTTCTCCTTCGGCGCCACGCTGGCCTACGCGGCCACGGGGCGGCACCCCTACGGCATGGGACCGCCCTCGGCGGTGGGCTACCGCGTCGTCCACCACGACCCCGACCTGGAGGGCGTGCCCGGCTGGCTGGAGCCGCTGCTCCAGGAGTGCCTGCGCCGGGATCCGCCGGCCCGGCCGTCCGCCGCCGAGCTCCTGGACCGCCTGGGCGCCGCGGGGCCGGCCGTCCACGCGGTGATCCCGCGGTCGCGCCCGCCCTCCTCGGCCGCCACGGAGGTCCATGACGCCGCCGGCGCCCGGGAGCTCGGGACCCGGGAGCCCGGCAGGGCGCGGGAGTCCGTGAGGGCGCAGGAGGCCGCCGGGACGCGGGGGGCCACGGGGGCGCAGGAGGCCGCCAGGGCCCACCGGGCCACCCTGGCCCGGGAGGCCGCCGACGTCCAGGACACCGCGCTGCACGAGGCGGTGGCGGGGGGCACGGTGCAGGAGCTCAGCACCCGGGAGTGGCGTCCGGGACGCCGTCCGGCCCCCGGCAGGCCCTCGGCCGAGGAGGCCCGCGAGCGCCGCCGGGCGGTCCTGCACCGCCGCTGGGTCATCGGCACCGGCCTGCTGGTGTCGCTGGCGGCCGCGACGGCCAGGGAGCCGCTCCCGGAGGTGTCGCTGCTGCTGCTCACCACCTACGGCCTGGCGACGCTGGTCGACGGGGGGATCGCCCTGTTCGCCCGCCGCAACCGCTCGCGGGCGGTCGTGGATCTGGCCTGCGGCGCCGGCGCCGTCGCGCTGTGGGCCGTCCTCGGCACGTTCTTCAGCACGCTCACCCTCGCCCTGGCCCTGGGCACCGTCGTCTTCGTCCTGGTCGCGATCCTGATGGCCAGCTGA
- a CDS encoding electron transfer flavoprotein subunit beta/FixA family protein: protein MNIVVCVKQVPDTATERKLRSDDKTLDRDAADGVINELCEYAVEEALRLKEAHGGEVTVLTMGPDKAGETIRKALAMGADKAVHLVDDALHGSDALGTSYALAQTLKKIGFDLVVLGSESTDARTGVLAAMLAERLDVPQLTFANKVEVAGKGTITIQRVTDYGYDKVEATLPAVVSVVEKINEPRYPSFKGIMAAKKKPVEKLGVADAEIDASKVGLANSWSEVADFAVAPPRAAGTVVKDEGDGGVKTADFLASKKFV from the coding sequence ATGAACATCGTCGTCTGCGTGAAGCAGGTCCCCGACACGGCGACCGAGCGCAAGCTGAGGTCCGATGACAAGACGCTCGACCGCGATGCCGCCGACGGCGTCATCAACGAGCTGTGTGAATACGCGGTCGAAGAGGCGCTGCGCCTGAAGGAGGCGCACGGCGGTGAGGTGACCGTCCTCACCATGGGTCCCGACAAGGCCGGCGAAACCATCCGCAAGGCCCTGGCGATGGGTGCCGACAAGGCGGTCCACCTGGTGGACGACGCGCTGCACGGCTCGGACGCGCTGGGCACCTCCTACGCCCTGGCGCAGACGCTCAAGAAGATCGGTTTCGATCTGGTCGTGCTCGGCTCCGAGTCGACCGACGCCCGCACCGGCGTGCTCGCCGCCATGCTGGCCGAGCGTCTGGACGTGCCGCAGCTCACCTTCGCCAACAAGGTCGAGGTGGCCGGCAAGGGCACGATCACCATCCAGCGCGTCACCGACTACGGCTACGACAAGGTGGAGGCCACGCTGCCCGCCGTCGTCTCCGTGGTTGAGAAGATCAACGAGCCGCGCTACCCGTCCTTCAAGGGCATCATGGCCGCCAAGAAGAAGCCGGTCGAGAAGCTCGGCGTCGCCGACGCCGAGATCGACGCCTCCAAGGTCGGCCTGGCCAACTCCTGGAGCGAGGTCGCCGACTTCGCCGTCGCCCCGCCGCGCGCGGCCGGCACGGTCGTCAAGGACGAGGGCGACGGCGGCGTGAAGACCGCCGACTTCCTCGCGTCGAAGAAGTTCGTCTGA
- a CDS encoding electron transfer flavoprotein subunit alpha/FixB family protein, with the protein MSEILVLVEQVEGQVKKVTLELLTLARKLGTPSAVWAGPGYSPEAKAKLAEYGAETIYVADSAEIGDYVVAPKAELLAQLVSDKSPAAVLVAATAEAKEIAGRLAIKIDSGVLTDVVGLQDGLVADQSIFGGGVNVQSRVTKGTPIVAVRPNATPVEAAAGAGAEEQVSVAVSAAAKAARIVERVKEEKGARPELTEAAIVVSGGRGVGSAENFSIIEKLADSLGAAVGASRAATDAGWYPHQFQVGQTGKTVSPQLYIAAGISGAIQHRAGMQTAKTIIAINKDPEAPIFELADFGVVGDLHQVVPQLTDEIAKRK; encoded by the coding sequence ATGTCTGAGATTCTCGTTCTGGTCGAGCAGGTCGAAGGTCAGGTCAAGAAGGTCACGCTGGAGCTGCTGACGCTCGCCCGGAAGCTGGGCACGCCGTCGGCCGTGTGGGCGGGGCCGGGATACTCCCCCGAGGCCAAGGCCAAGCTGGCCGAATACGGCGCCGAGACGATCTACGTGGCCGACTCCGCCGAGATCGGCGACTACGTCGTCGCGCCCAAGGCGGAGCTGCTGGCCCAGCTCGTCTCCGACAAGTCCCCGGCCGCGGTGCTCGTCGCCGCGACGGCCGAGGCGAAGGAGATCGCGGGCCGGCTGGCCATCAAGATCGACTCTGGTGTGCTCACCGACGTCGTGGGCCTCCAGGACGGCCTGGTCGCCGACCAGTCGATCTTCGGTGGCGGCGTCAACGTCCAGTCGCGCGTGACCAAGGGCACCCCGATCGTCGCGGTCCGTCCCAACGCGACGCCGGTCGAGGCCGCCGCCGGCGCCGGCGCGGAGGAGCAGGTCTCCGTGGCCGTCTCCGCGGCCGCCAAGGCCGCCAGGATCGTCGAGCGCGTCAAGGAGGAGAAGGGCGCCCGCCCCGAGCTCACCGAGGCCGCGATCGTGGTCTCCGGTGGCCGCGGAGTGGGCTCCGCGGAGAACTTCTCCATCATCGAGAAGCTGGCCGACTCGCTCGGCGCGGCCGTCGGCGCCTCCCGCGCCGCCACCGACGCCGGCTGGTACCCGCACCAGTTCCAGGTCGGCCAGACCGGCAAGACCGTCTCGCCGCAGCTCTACATCGCGGCGGGCATCTCCGGCGCCATCCAGCACCGGGCCGGCATGCAGACCGCCAAGACGATCATCGCGATCAACAAGGACCCCGAGGCGCCGATCTTCGAGCTCGCCGACTTCGGCGTCGTGGGCGACCTGCACCAGGTCGTCCCGCAGCTGACCGACGAGATCGCCAAGCGCAAGTAG
- a CDS encoding MFS transporter — translation MTRDLRTARTGAVLTFVLAGLMCGSMTVRIPALSDKLGLSEGSIGVTLLVWGLGALVTMQSMRGVMTRFGSRSILRVGAPLCAAALALLAWAPTFPSLLVAAGLFGMAFGAVDVAMNAQGSTVERAYGRPLMNGMHAGWCVGAISAGLLGTAAIAAGLSFTAHLTLVALISLPLLAFVSRAYLPDPVVAVGREARARRHRMPPVVYLLGVIAFCAFMVEGTVADWNGLYLRDVLGAPEALAAMGYPILEAGMLLGRLAGDRVRARFGARGMIITSGLVTAVTFAVVLTASTPLVAIAAMLFVGVGVATVSPMAMSLAGAAVDNPGPAIAQTGAMGYAGLLLGPVIIGFLSDVATLRTALAIAVLLGVLIALAARFLPRPGRTAAPSETSERELSMAA, via the coding sequence ATGACCCGCGACCTGAGGACCGCTCGCACCGGAGCGGTTCTCACATTCGTGCTTGCCGGCCTCATGTGTGGATCGATGACCGTGCGCATCCCGGCGCTCTCCGACAAACTCGGCCTGTCCGAGGGGTCGATCGGCGTCACCCTCCTCGTGTGGGGTCTGGGAGCGCTGGTCACCATGCAGTCGATGCGCGGAGTGATGACGCGCTTCGGCAGCCGGAGCATCCTGCGGGTCGGCGCCCCCCTCTGCGCGGCCGCCCTGGCCCTGCTGGCCTGGGCCCCCACGTTCCCGTCGCTGCTGGTAGCCGCCGGGCTCTTCGGCATGGCGTTCGGCGCGGTGGACGTCGCGATGAACGCGCAGGGCTCGACGGTCGAGCGCGCCTACGGCCGCCCGCTGATGAACGGCATGCACGCCGGCTGGTGCGTGGGCGCGATCTCCGCGGGCCTGCTGGGCACCGCGGCCATCGCGGCGGGACTGTCCTTCACCGCCCACCTGACCCTGGTCGCCCTGATCTCGCTGCCCCTGCTGGCCTTCGTCAGCCGCGCCTACCTGCCCGACCCCGTCGTCGCCGTCGGCCGCGAGGCGCGGGCCCGCCGGCACCGGATGCCCCCGGTGGTCTACCTGCTCGGCGTGATCGCGTTCTGCGCGTTCATGGTCGAGGGCACCGTCGCCGACTGGAACGGGCTCTACCTGCGCGACGTCCTCGGCGCCCCCGAGGCCCTGGCCGCGATGGGATACCCGATCCTGGAGGCGGGCATGCTGCTCGGCCGGCTCGCCGGCGACCGCGTCCGGGCCCGCTTCGGCGCACGCGGCATGATCATCACCTCCGGCCTGGTCACCGCCGTCACCTTCGCCGTGGTCCTCACGGCCTCGACACCCCTGGTCGCCATCGCCGCCATGCTGTTCGTGGGCGTCGGGGTGGCCACGGTCTCCCCGATGGCCATGTCCCTGGCGGGCGCCGCGGTCGACAACCCCGGCCCGGCCATCGCCCAGACCGGCGCGATGGGCTACGCGGGGCTGCTGCTCGGCCCGGTGATCATCGGCTTCCTCTCGGACGTGGCGACGCTCAGGACCGCACTCGCCATCGCCGTCCTGCTCGGTGTCCTGATCGCCCTGGCCGCCCGGTTCCTGCCCCGGCCCGGCAGGACCGCCGCCCCGTCCGAGACCTCCGAGCGCGAGCTCTCGATGGCCGCCTGA
- a CDS encoding TetR/AcrR family transcriptional regulator translates to MRREELLDAAEDLLCDQGSQALTLAAVAERAGCSKGGLLYHFATKEALIKSMVERLIEDFDQLIAAQGHDTYTKNYLAATFAAVQSGRLRRWAVVTGASGNLYLLAPLRLAMARWHREGLATEPDPAAAQIVRLACEGLWDVASHDPDLYDDDHYAELKRRLLDLLPA, encoded by the coding sequence ATGAGACGGGAAGAGCTGTTGGACGCGGCAGAGGATCTGCTCTGCGACCAGGGCTCTCAGGCGCTCACCCTGGCAGCCGTCGCAGAGCGCGCCGGATGCAGCAAGGGCGGCCTGCTCTATCACTTCGCCACCAAAGAAGCCCTGATCAAAAGCATGGTCGAGCGGCTGATCGAAGACTTCGACCAGCTCATCGCCGCCCAGGGCCACGACACCTACACCAAGAACTATCTGGCCGCCACGTTCGCCGCCGTGCAGAGCGGCAGGCTGCGACGCTGGGCGGTGGTCACCGGCGCCTCCGGCAACCTCTATCTGCTCGCTCCCCTGCGGCTGGCGATGGCCCGCTGGCACCGCGAGGGGCTCGCCACCGAGCCCGACCCCGCCGCCGCGCAGATCGTGCGCCTGGCCTGCGAGGGTCTGTGGGACGTGGCCAGCCACGACCCCGACCTTTACGACGACGACCACTACGCCGAGTTGAAACGGCGTCTGCTGGACCTGCTGCCCGCCTAG
- a CDS encoding cysteine desulfurase family protein has protein sequence MESAYLDHAATTPMLPEAIEAMTAQLGRVGNASSLHAAGRRTRRVVEEARETIADALGARPSEVVFTSGGTEADNLAIKGLYWARRANGASRILISAVEHHGALDPAHWLGDRQGATVELLEVDEFGRVHPQTLRAAIERDPDSVALVSVMWANNEVGTVQPVRVLAGIARDHGIPFHTDAVQAVGQLPVAFADSGVDALTISGHKVGGPMGVGALLLARGVDPVPVLHGGGQERDVRSGTLDAPSVAGFAAAVQTSVARQAETSARLVGLRDDLIRRVRQAVPDVILNGDPVNRLPGNAHFSFPGCEGDALLMLLDAKGVECSTGSACSAGVAQPSHVLLAMGADAVRARGSLRFSLGHTSTEADVDRLAAVIGLVVERARRAGLG, from the coding sequence GTGGAGTCCGCCTATCTCGATCACGCGGCGACCACGCCGATGCTTCCCGAGGCGATCGAGGCGATGACCGCCCAACTCGGCCGGGTCGGCAACGCGTCGTCGCTGCACGCGGCGGGCCGCCGCACCCGCCGGGTCGTGGAGGAGGCGCGCGAGACCATCGCCGACGCGCTCGGCGCCCGGCCCAGCGAGGTGGTCTTCACCTCCGGCGGCACCGAGGCCGACAACCTGGCCATCAAGGGCCTCTACTGGGCACGTCGGGCCAACGGGGCGAGCCGGATCCTGATCAGCGCGGTGGAGCACCACGGCGCGCTGGACCCCGCGCACTGGCTGGGCGACCGTCAGGGCGCGACCGTCGAGCTGCTGGAGGTCGACGAGTTCGGCCGGGTGCACCCGCAGACCCTCCGCGCCGCCATCGAACGCGACCCCGACAGCGTCGCCCTGGTGAGCGTGATGTGGGCGAACAACGAGGTCGGTACCGTCCAGCCGGTCCGGGTGCTCGCCGGGATCGCCCGCGACCACGGCATCCCCTTCCACACCGACGCCGTGCAGGCCGTCGGCCAGCTCCCGGTCGCGTTCGCCGACTCCGGCGTCGACGCGCTGACGATCTCCGGCCACAAGGTCGGCGGGCCGATGGGCGTCGGCGCGCTGCTGCTGGCCCGGGGCGTGGACCCGGTGCCGGTGCTGCACGGCGGCGGTCAGGAGCGCGACGTGCGCTCGGGCACGCTCGACGCCCCCTCGGTGGCCGGGTTCGCCGCGGCGGTGCAGACCTCGGTGGCCCGCCAGGCCGAGACGTCGGCGCGGCTGGTCGGTCTGCGCGACGACCTGATCCGCAGGGTCCGCCAGGCCGTGCCCGACGTGATCCTCAACGGCGATCCGGTGAACCGGCTCCCCGGCAACGCGCACTTCTCCTTCCCCGGCTGCGAGGGCGACGCGCTGCTCATGCTCCTGGACGCCAAGGGCGTCGAGTGCTCCACCGGCTCGGCGTGCTCGGCGGGGGTGGCCCAGCCCTCCCACGTCCTGCTCGCCATGGGCGCCGACGCGGTCCGGGCGCGGGGCTCGCTCCGCTTCTCCCTCGGCCACACCTCGACCGAGGCCGACGTGGACCGGCTGGCCGCCGTCATCGGCCTGGTCGTCGAGCGCGCCCGCCGCGCGGGTCTGGGCTGA